CCCCAATGGGGGAACCCATCGACCCTCCCGCCCCGCCTAGGGCGGTCTGCCCTGTGGTGCCTTCCTCGTGGATCCCTGTTATCTGCCACGCCAAGTTCCAGTCTGGACTCGCAAAATCAAGCCCTGCCGACCAGGTATCATCCGCATAGCCTCCCTCAATGGTAACAACCGGCTTGCCTGCTTCGATCGTCTTCTCCAGCGTGAGCCGGCCCCTTGTGAGGTCGTCGCGGGCGCGCTGGACCTCGACCCTGTGTTCGAGGGCGTGCGCCACCAGTTCATCGAGGTTCTCCTGGACAGGCTCATACTGGAGATCGCCTGCAAGGCGCACAGACATATCAAGATCCCGGCCCAGGGCCTGGTTGAACCGGGAGTATGCCGTTTTCAGCCTGGATTCGGCCCCCGACACGCCTGCTTCAGCCTTCCGGACCGACCGGCGGGCATCAAGGACATCGGCCTCGATAGCGTTACCCGCCTGTTTTTTGGCCTCAGTATCTGTAAGCGCTACCCTGGCCTGCTCGAGCGAACGCTCCGCGAGGTCGAGCGACCTTTCCGCCTTGAGGACCTCTACATAGGCTGAAAGCACCGTGTATTTAACGCCTTCCCGGGCATCGGCCAGCATACGTTCAGCATCACTGACCCCCAACCGGGCATTCTGGACCTCGAAAGATGACCTCCCTATATACTTCCCCGTCGGGAGCACATCTCTCAACGAGATAGTCAACTGGCCCCCGGAATTCGTGACGCCGCTCCCGAGCTCCGAGGTGGATGCGTTAAATCCGGCCTCGAGGCTCATATTCGGCTCAAACGCCCCTTCAGCCTCGCGCTCCTTCGAGCCAGCCAGCCCCAGGGCATCTCTCGCCTGAATAACCTCCGGATTGTTTTCGAGGGCGATCTCAACGCTCCGGGCCAGGGTCAGGACCTCGCCGGTTGTCTGGGCAGCAAGGGCTACGTCGCCTCCTGCGTGCCCCCGCCCCAGACTGAGCCACATATACCCCGCATATAACAGCAGCAAGAGTAGCAGGATCGTTGAGACCCCGAACCTCCCGGTATCAAACCTCAATATTCTAGCTGGGGCTCGCAGCGCTCGCAGCAGCGCACGCGCCCCACGGCAGCAACACCCTCGTGCAGGCACAAGCCAGTCAACCATATCCTGCAATCTACCTCCATGTTACCATGATGCTAGGGCCCACCCTCATGATCCTATCCAGAACGAACAATAAAGATAAACAATATCCAGGCAATATAAATAACGCTATATCCTACTAAAAGTTCCCGGTTGTGGCAATTAAATATGAGCACTTGATCTATAATTCCGCAGCCGCGGACTGCCCAAATCCATAATTGTCAATCGATACTTAACCGACATGCTATCACCCATAGCCCAGAGGCAAGTTAAGTATACCGCAGGTCAAGTCTCGCGTAAATCACCCGAAAGTATGAAAAATCTGAGGGGGATTGCCAATCAGCCCTCCGGGAGTATTGAGACCGTGGATTATTACCACCAATCATTACCACCAACTGACGTAGCACATTGTAGATATACATTTATAGATATAACGAAGCCATACGGATTTGAAGGCATCGGGCCTCACCATTATATGGATGATTTGGGCAACGGCTGGAGAAAATCGACGGTCTCAGCACTAACATGCACATAACATACGATCCCCGATTATATTATACCTGGAATCGTTTCTCGAAACGATCCGTCCTGCCTGCCCTGCATGTCCTGGCCTGCGGCCAGGGGCCGGACCCCCCTAGGGCGAGATAAAATAAATAAGGATATACGCGAGACGCGCGCGGGACATGTGCGGCGGGACACGCGGCAAAACGCGCGGCGGGATACGAACATCGGAATGCGCGCGTCGGAATGCGCGCTACACGCGAGAAGGGGGCGAAATCATGAGCAGCGATATCGTGGACGATGCTGTAGACGATAACGATGCTATGATGCTATAGACGATGACGCTGTGAACAATAATACCAGGGACCTCACGGAAATGGGGCCGGAGGGCTTGGACTGCCCAGATGGCTCGGAGGACTTTCTTGTGGCGCCCCGCGACATCTGTGACCTTTGCCAGGGGAACAGTGCCGCCCCTGTTCTGGAGCTTCCACCGCATAGGCTCGTCAGGTGCCAGCGGTGCGGGTTGATCTATGTTATCCCGCGCCCGCCCCTTGACGACATAATAAAGATCTACGACGAGGCCTACTTTACAGGGCAAGGCCCCGCCGGCTACAAGCCGGATGAGAATTACCTGGGCGACGACTCCAGGCTCGACCTTTTCATCGAGCGAATGCTCTCAATAGAACACTACCGGAAGCCTCCTGGTTCTATGGTCGACGTTGGATGCGCGAGCGGTTTCTCACTCCGTGCGGCACGGGAGCGTGGCTGGGACTGCCTTGGTGTGGATGTATCAGACTTTGCGGTCAACTTCGCAAGGGAGCAGTATAACCTCAACGTAATCAGAGGAACCCTCCGCGACGCGACCCTGCCCGATGAAAGCATGGACGCCGTGACGATGTGGGACCTGATAGAGCATGTCCCCAGCCCCCTCCAGAAGTGCCTAGAGGCGAGCCGCATATTGAAACCCGGGGGAGCCCTGGGGCTCGCCACCCCTGACGCGGACGCCCCCGACCCCGATCCAGAGAACCGGGATCCTGCCAAAACGGCCTTCTGGCAGGCGGATCCCGGTGAACACCTTCAATACTTCTCCCCGGCCACGATCTGCCGGCTCCTCCATGAAACAGGGTTTCACGTGGTGAGCCTCACTTCATTCGGCATCGGGGATCGCCGCCTGGGGTCAATGGAGGTGTATGCAATAAAGACGCGCCGGATTCCAACCCCGGTCCAGCGCGCCGAATCCTAAATTTCGACTCCATTCTAACCCCGATCCATGTCAAGCCTCTTGTTTAGGCCTGCGTGATCGTTGATGGGAAAGATCGAGCTCACCCGCGGGATCCTCGCGGCCTCCGAGGAAGCCGGGGCGACACGCCTCGCGTCACCCGCCCCAGGTGCCCTCGATACCAGCTCCCCGGCCAGGAAGGCCAGCCTGATCCCCTCCAGCGCCCAGCCCTGGTTGATTTTTTCCCTGATTTTCAAGAGAATCTCTATATCTCTCTGAGAGAACATCCTATGGTTGCCTCTGGAACGTGCAGGTGAAATCAGGCCGTAGGATTCGTAATAGCGAATCTGCCTCGCGGATAATGCGGTGAGTTTTTGCACTACGCCTATGGGGTAGACTGCTTCAGATAATGCGATCATGACCTCCCGCCTCCTGAGCTTGTTGATTCTGGCAGCCTTGCCCGCCTGACACTATCTTCCCACACCCGGGCCTAGATGTCAAACTCTATGTTAGGTTTATGTTATATAACATTACAAAAGCATGACGGTTTAATTGACTCCCTCATCACACCGGCGTTAGAATCTACCCAATAAGATTCCTCATAAAACAAATCCATAAATCAATCCACCAATTCACAAATTCATGAAAGGGGTGTCCCGTATGATCTTCAGTAGAGCCCTCCTCCAGATGTATGAGACAGCCTGCCGGATGCTACATCAACGCCGCGTATGGCTGTTCAGCATTGCCGGCTTCCTGCTCCTCCTGCTTGCAGCGACCACCCTCACCCTGGCAGGATCAGGGGACCCGACAGGCGCCACCACCGGCACCGTGGCCGATGTCGCCGCGACCCAGCCAGGTGCCCCCACCTTTATCGAACTGGCAAACCAGGTCGGGCACGACAAGATCGGCCTGAACTTCATCTGGACCCTGCTCGCAGGCTTCCTGGTTTTCTTTATGCAAGCTGGCTTTGCCCTCGTAGAGACCGGATTCACCAGAGCTAAAAACGCGGCCCATACCATGGCCATGAACCTGATGGTGTTCTTGGTGGGCGCTGTAGGCTACTACCTCATGGGATTCGCCCTCCAGTTCGGCGGCGTGATGTCGGTCGCAAACCTCGGCGGCGTCTCCGCCCTGGACCGCGAATTCACCCTGGGCGGCCTGGGTCTCTTCGGCCTCAAGGGATTTGCCCTCACAGGCGCCGCTTACGATGTAGGAGTCTTCGCATTATTCCTGTTCCAGATGGTATTCATGGATACCGCCGCGACGATCCCCACAGGCGCCATGGCGGAACGCGTCAAGTTCCTGGCTGTGGTGATATCGACGCTCTTCATCTCTATGTTCCTCTACCCGATCTTCGGCAACTGGGTGTGGGGAGGCGGCTGGCTCGCCCAGCTCGGCGCCAAATTCGGCCTCGGGCACGGAGCCGCGGACTTTGCAGGTTCCGCGGTGGTACATATGATGGGCGGCATGGCGGCCCTTGCAGGAGCGATCGTCCTCGGACCCCGGATCGGGAAATTCAAGAAAGACGGGACGCCCGTCGCGATACCCGGCCACAACATCCCCCTAGCCGTCCTGGGAACGATAATCCTGTTCTTCGGGTGGTTTGGATTCAACCCGGGCAGCACCCTCTCAGGCGGCGATCTGAGAATATCCATCGTAGCTGTCAACACCATGATGGCCGGGGCTGTAGGCGGCCTCACCGCAATGCTGTATATGTGGTTCAAATACGGGAAACCCGACCCATCGATGACCTGTAATGGGGCCCTTGCGGGGCTCGTGGCGATCACCGCACCGTGTGCCTTCGTAAACGGGGTTTCCGCCCTCATCATAGGTGCCATCGCGGGCATCCTGGTCTGTGCCGGCGTAGAATTCATCGAGAGGAAGCTCCATATTGACGATCCCGTGGGCGCCATCGCCGTGCACGGTCTCAACGGGCTATGGGGCGTGATAAGCCTCGGGCTCTTCGCCGACGGCACTTACGGTGCCGGCTGGAACGGCATCGGGGCCCAGGTCTACCAGGGCGTTGCGGGGCGCGGCATCGCCGGCCTCTTTTACGGGGACCCCGGGCAGCTCGTCGCCCAGCTCATAACGGGCGGCGCGGCGATCCTCTGGGGATTTGGGGCATCCTATGCCTTCTTCAAGGTGCTTGACTGGGCCATCGGCATCCGCACAAGCGCCGCCGATGAGGTGATAGGCCTGGACCTCCCGGAGATGGGCGTGCTGGCATACCCGGACTTCCTGGTATCATCACAACAGTCCGATCCTTATGAAGGCGGCGGTCCTGCCGGCACGGGCGCGCCCGCTCCTATCCCGCAGCAGGTGACCGCCTGGATATCCGGTCAGCAGGTCTCCACCGTCACAGCCGAGGCGACCGGCAAAACAGGGGGTTGAAAGGGGTCGATCAGCTATGAAAAAGATTGAAGCGATAATAAGGCCATCGAAGCTAGAAGAGGTGATTGAGGCCCTCGAGAGGGCCGGGATCGTAGGCATGACCGTCACTGATGTGCGTGGATGCGGCAAGCAAAAGGGCTATGTCGAGGTCTACCGTGGGATCCCGCGCAAGATCAACCTCCTGCCCAAGGTCAAGATCGAAATGGCCGTCGCCGACGGCATGGTGGAGAAGGTGATCGAGGCAGTCGTCAAGGCGTCGTATACCGGGAACGTGGGGGATGGCAAGGTGTTCGTCTACTCCCTCGAGGAATGCGTGAGGGTTCGCACGGGCGAGCGCGGCGAGGACGCTATATGAGCTATATGAATTCAAATCAATTCACCTCAATTCGTTGGGTTAATTCAAATCCCTCACCTCCGCCCCGCAATCCCGGCCAGGCGGGCAAGCCCCGTGCTGCTCGCCCGGCCGGTTCAACGGAAACCGGCCGATCCCAATCCCAACTGAACCGGCCGGCGGCCCTGGCTGCATGATTCCTTTCGTGCAGTCCAGGAAATTCATCGTATCAACTAGGCCGAGAGCCCTAAACATGAGGAAGACGGGCACCAGGATGGTGACAGACGGAGATATCCTTTACGGATTCCAGAACCACGTCAGCCAGCGGCTCGAGGGCCTCCCGGGTCCCGGCGCCCGTCAGAACCCCGACCCTGCAGGCCACGCTTGCGTTGTGGCCCGTCCGCATATCCGTTATGGTATCGCCGACATATACTGCCTCCCTGCAGCTCACCCCGAGTTCCTTACACACCCGGAATATGGCATCCGGGTGGGGCTTGCCCCGCTCGACATCGTCCACACCAACAATTATATTTATGACATCCTCTAAACCGGCTGTCCTCAGGGTCGCCTCGGCCCGAGCGTGCGTATCGGTTGTCGCCACAGCCGTGGCCACGCCGACGGCTATGAGATCCCTTAGAATATCATAGGCGCCCTCTACCGGAATGCTGATAGCCTCGAGGCTGAGGCTGCGCTCAGCCTCGCTATACGCATTTTCCGCAATTATAAGGGCATCATCCCACCTGAAACCATGCTGGTAGAGGGTCGTAGCGGTCATGACAACCTCATCGCGGCATGATGCCAGGACAAGCGGGCCCCGCCGGTCTATGGCCCCATCATCGCCGATGCCCAGCGTTGCCCTGTAGCTCGCGATGATCTCAGCGATGGCCCCCTCGATGCCCTCGATATCCCCGACCTCCAGCCCCCGGCCTCCTTCTTGAGCCCGATCCTTCACCTGATACTGCCTCCGGCACTGCCTCTGATGCTGTTTCTGATACTGCTCCTGATACTGCTCCTCCAGTTGTTCCTTCAATATCCTCGTCCTGAGCCCTGCCAGCTCTTCCCAGAGCCTGTAACCATCCAGTAGGGTCCCATCCTTGTCGAATATAACCGCAGAACAGGCCACCACCCTGGAGCCAAACCTGACCTCCACAGGCACCTCGATCCGTCCTCCCCCAAACGCCTTCTCTCTGTTTCTTCGCTCTTTGTCTCTCGTCTCTTGTCTCTTTAATCTCTTTTTTGTCTCTTTGCCCCTTTGTTTCTTTCTTTCCTTAATTTCTTTGTTGACCCGACCCACCTGTTCCTCAGCTGGCCCGCCCGTACGGCCAGCCCGCTTATTCCTATTCCTGCTCGCTTATTCCGTATGGCCACAACCCGATCAATTTTATTCCATATTATCATATCGAGCCTGAATGATCTAGAGGGCGGCGCGCCCTTTATTCCGTCCGATGGGCACTGCCGGAGGGGCGGGTAGCAAGCGGAAGAAATCCCATTTGCCCGTTTGCAGCGCGGTAGCGCAATGAATCCACAGTATGATATAATTTCGATAGAAAACGCAAAAAGGGGCGAGGACCTGCTATGGCAGCCAGGGTGCTCATAGTCGATGACGAGCCCTCGATAGTCGAGCTTGTGAAGTTCAACCTCGAAAAAGAGGGATTTACATGCACGGGCACGTATGACGGCGAGAGCGCGCTCGAGGCCGTCCGCCGCGATAAGCCCGATCTCGTCATACTGGATGTAATGCTCCCGAAAAAGGACGGCTTCGAGATATGCAAGATACTCCGGCAGGAGACCAAGATACCCATAATAATGCTTACGGCCAAGGATACCGAGGTGGACAAGATACTCGGGCTCGAGCTGGGGGCTGATGACTATATAACGAAGCCCTTCAGCCCACGGGAGCTAGTTGCAAGGGTGAGGGCGATCCTGAGACGCCTCGGAAAGGGAACCGGTGATAGTGGTTACGGCGGCTACCTCCAGGTGGGCGACCTCGTCCTGGATGAAGCGCGCCACGAGGCCTCCGTAGGCGGCCGGAAGCTGGATCTCACTCCCAAGGAGTTCGAGCTCCTCAGGCTGCTCATGAGCAACCGTGGTCGCGTTATGACCCGCGATTTTCTCCTGGAAACCCTCTGGGGTTATGAATACTATGGTGATACGCGCACGGTCGACGTCCATATCAGGCGCCTCCGGCAGAAGCTGGGTGATGACCCTGCCACGCCCAGGTATATCGAAACAGTCCACGGCGTCGGCTACAAAATCAAGGAGGCAACCTGATGATGATAAGGAACTGGAGCATCCTCGCAAGGCTCACCCTCGCATTCTTTCTTCTGATCCTGCTCGCCACGATCCTGACGACGGTGAACTTGAATGGTGCGATTGGGCAATACTATCTCGATAAGATGGACTCATCTCTTTCATCCAGCACGGCGCTCATCGCCGACATGCTCCAGGCTTACACCCTTTCAGAGTCAAACCGCGCCGTGCTCCAGCCCCTGGCGCAGGACCTCGCGCGCAAATCTCAGGCCCGAGTCACGATAATCGGCAAGGATGGGATTGTCCTCGCCGATTCGCAGGAAAACCCCATGAGAATGGATAATCACAGGTATAAGCCCGAGATCCAGAGCGCCTTCTCCGGGAAGATCGGCAGGGAAATGCGCCATGATTCTGCAGGCGGAGCCGCCATAAAATATGTGGCCCTCCCCATCATGAAGGATGGGCAACTGGCGGGCGCGGTCAGGCTATCCATGCCTCTCACGGAGATTCATAGGGTTATCGCGGGCATCCGGGGCATGCTCATCAGGATGTCTCTGATATCGATCCTTCTCTCGCTTGCGCTCGCCTACCTCATCGCGCGAACCTTCACCGACCCCCTCCGGGAGATGCTGGAAGCGGCACTCGCGGTCGCCAACGGCGATTTCGGGCGAAGGCT
This sequence is a window from Bacillota bacterium. Protein-coding genes within it:
- a CDS encoding TolC family protein, whose protein sequence is MVDWLVPARGCCCRGARALLRALRAPARILRFDTGRFGVSTILLLLLLLYAGYMWLSLGRGHAGGDVALAAQTTGEVLTLARSVEIALENNPEVIQARDALGLAGSKEREAEGAFEPNMSLEAGFNASTSELGSGVTNSGGQLTISLRDVLPTGKYIGRSSFEVQNARLGVSDAERMLADAREGVKYTVLSAYVEVLKAERSLDLAERSLEQARVALTDTEAKKQAGNAIEADVLDARRSVRKAEAGVSGAESRLKTAYSRFNQALGRDLDMSVRLAGDLQYEPVQENLDELVAHALEHRVEVQRARDDLTRGRLTLEKTIEAGKPVVTIEGGYADDTWSAGLDFASPDWNLAWQITGIHEEGTTGQTALGGAGGSMGSPIGDRKLKGWYAGVGLSWSPFDGGVSREKRLQAEINLRQLERAVSIQETSVTLAVREAYYAFQAAEEAVAGADLGVSQAQEALRVTRLRYEAGLATGRDLAASELALLQAQADHAFAVYDYILAKAALERSAGKPIEIQGYSDSGQGTSR
- a CDS encoding class I SAM-dependent methyltransferase, translated to MNNNTRDLTEMGPEGLDCPDGSEDFLVAPRDICDLCQGNSAAPVLELPPHRLVRCQRCGLIYVIPRPPLDDIIKIYDEAYFTGQGPAGYKPDENYLGDDSRLDLFIERMLSIEHYRKPPGSMVDVGCASGFSLRAARERGWDCLGVDVSDFAVNFAREQYNLNVIRGTLRDATLPDESMDAVTMWDLIEHVPSPLQKCLEASRILKPGGALGLATPDADAPDPDPENRDPAKTAFWQADPGEHLQYFSPATICRLLHETGFHVVSLTSFGIGDRRLGSMEVYAIKTRRIPTPVQRAES
- a CDS encoding MerR family transcriptional regulator, producing MIALSEAVYPIGVVQKLTALSARQIRYYESYGLISPARSRGNHRMFSQRDIEILLKIREKINQGWALEGIRLAFLAGELVSRAPGAGDARRVAPASSEAARIPRVSSIFPINDHAGLNKRLDMDRG
- a CDS encoding ammonium transporter, which produces MLHQRRVWLFSIAGFLLLLLAATTLTLAGSGDPTGATTGTVADVAATQPGAPTFIELANQVGHDKIGLNFIWTLLAGFLVFFMQAGFALVETGFTRAKNAAHTMAMNLMVFLVGAVGYYLMGFALQFGGVMSVANLGGVSALDREFTLGGLGLFGLKGFALTGAAYDVGVFALFLFQMVFMDTAATIPTGAMAERVKFLAVVISTLFISMFLYPIFGNWVWGGGWLAQLGAKFGLGHGAADFAGSAVVHMMGGMAALAGAIVLGPRIGKFKKDGTPVAIPGHNIPLAVLGTIILFFGWFGFNPGSTLSGGDLRISIVAVNTMMAGAVGGLTAMLYMWFKYGKPDPSMTCNGALAGLVAITAPCAFVNGVSALIIGAIAGILVCAGVEFIERKLHIDDPVGAIAVHGLNGLWGVISLGLFADGTYGAGWNGIGAQVYQGVAGRGIAGLFYGDPGQLVAQLITGGAAILWGFGASYAFFKVLDWAIGIRTSAADEVIGLDLPEMGVLAYPDFLVSSQQSDPYEGGGPAGTGAPAPIPQQVTAWISGQQVSTVTAEATGKTGG
- a CDS encoding P-II family nitrogen regulator, with amino-acid sequence MKKIEAIIRPSKLEEVIEALERAGIVGMTVTDVRGCGKQKGYVEVYRGIPRKINLLPKVKIEMAVADGMVEKVIEAVVKASYTGNVGDGKVFVYSLEECVRVRTGERGEDAI
- a CDS encoding HAD family hydrolase, with product MPVEVRFGSRVVACSAVIFDKDGTLLDGYRLWEELAGLRTRILKEQLEEQYQEQYQKQHQRQCRRQYQVKDRAQEGGRGLEVGDIEGIEGAIAEIIASYRATLGIGDDGAIDRRGPLVLASCRDEVVMTATTLYQHGFRWDDALIIAENAYSEAERSLSLEAISIPVEGAYDILRDLIAVGVATAVATTDTHARAEATLRTAGLEDVINIIVGVDDVERGKPHPDAIFRVCKELGVSCREAVYVGDTITDMRTGHNASVACRVGVLTGAGTREALEPLADVVLESVKDISVCHHPGARLPHV
- a CDS encoding response regulator transcription factor; translated protein: MAARVLIVDDEPSIVELVKFNLEKEGFTCTGTYDGESALEAVRRDKPDLVILDVMLPKKDGFEICKILRQETKIPIIMLTAKDTEVDKILGLELGADDYITKPFSPRELVARVRAILRRLGKGTGDSGYGGYLQVGDLVLDEARHEASVGGRKLDLTPKEFELLRLLMSNRGRVMTRDFLLETLWGYEYYGDTRTVDVHIRRLRQKLGDDPATPRYIETVHGVGYKIKEAT